AAACATATAGGAAGAAAAATCACTTAAAACGGActtacgagtcaaaagttatggtCAAATGAAGCTAAAAACTTGGATTTCCGGAGCTGGCAGCAAGTGCAGGATTCAGCACTGAACCTGCTGGAAAACTGTGttccccgcgccacgcgacaagATCTCTTGATCCCTCCGTGACACGCGACGTCTGCCGCGGCACGCGACAGAATTATCAGAACCTGCCGCGACACGCGGCAGGTtaacttttgaaaaattgttttgttttcatGTTGTGATGCTAGAACTCGATTGTAAGATTAAATTCACTGTAGAAACTAACTTTTTTCAATGGTTTTAACCCTAGGTGACGATGGGATATTACGGATGACGGTCAAGCTAGAtgttgaagaaccgaacactcacTTTTGAGCTTCCGCGTTATGTTAACTTTGATAAACAATGTTTTGTATTGTAAACTCTCGTTAAACATCTTATGAATGTTTGATCTTAGTTGTTAGTGGACTAAGGGTTAACTAGTTTTAAACTTTGCCTAAGGAAATTATGTTTTAATTAGACACCTTTTTGTTTAAATCGGTTAAATTTTTATTGAATTCAAGTAGtaattagacgggtgttacaagttggtaaacAGAGCCTAAGGTTGTCAaaaaagtgttcggttcaagcttgatcgatcgtccggtaagaatttaCTTACTATGTTAGTAGACTATGTCTTATGTAAGGAATGAGAAACGAATTGTTATGcatgggaagagcgtgttaacacactcaaacccggaaagtgcattaaatatgaacggttaaagcaagttgagaacttggctaaaccgaaaaACAAATGAAGTAATgctataaatgaaatgtttaacgtttaaatgtaaacatttcagtttcaagatgtctGATGGAAACGATGATAATCCGGTGCAAacaagcaccgaacaaatgaaagaaatAATTGCCGAAGAAGTAGGGAAGGCAATGGAAGGTAGTCTATCCGGGTTTATAGACAAGATTCAAAGCACGGTATTGTCGCTTGTTGAAGAGCGAGTTAAAAGGTTGGAGGATACTGTCAACCTTATGAAAGACAAAACTGGAGAACGTAAAGGGTGCTCATACAAAGAattcatggcgtgtaaaccgccaatctaTAACGGGGAAGTCGACCCAATAATTTGCCAAAGATGGTTGAGTGATGTCGAAGGAGTGTTTGAACGAACCCACTGCGACGTGGGTGGCTTTGTTGCTTACGGAACTGGCCAATTGAGAAatcaagccaaggattggtgggacaatAAGAAGAAAGAGATCGGAGCCGAAGCGGCAAGGGTTATGACTTGGGATGAGTTTAAGGTGCCGTTCCTTAAACACTATAGCCCCAAGGCAGTTATCAACAGGATCAAAGAGGAATTTATCCAGTTAAGACAAAGGGGGGAATCAATTGACAAGATCACGAGCATCTTCATGGATAAGTTGAGGTTTTGTGACGAGTTAGTCACCACTGAAGAGCAGAAGATATATTATTATTACAACATGTTAAGTGCTGAAtatagggagtttatgactccttcaaaatacgagacccttaccgaaaTCATTAACGTTGCACGGGAACGGGAAATTGAGTTGAAGAAGCAAGTCGAAAGAGGTGAGCGAAGGGCACAtgatgtgaatccaagccctacaaagaaagcCCGAACGGGAGAATCGGGAAAGAAGGTGGATACTAAGGGTGGGTCGCCAAGTTGTAAAGTGTGCGGGAAGGGGCACAAAGGGGAGTGTCGGTTCAAAGACAAGCCATGCCCCATATGCAATAAGACGGGGCACACGGCCTCGCTATGCCCGGGAAAAGTCTCTGTTTGTTACAAATGTTATCAACCCGGCCACAAAAAGTCCGAATGTCCGGACTTAGTTGGAAAGAGAGATGTTAAAGAATCTCCAACAGAAGCTCCCAAAGCGAAGGCGAGATCCTTCTAACTTACCGCGGCTGAAGCGAAGACAGAACCCGATGTGATTTCAGGTATATTCACAATTAACTCAATTCCAGcacgtgtattgtttgatacggatgcgaataaatccttcatttcgcatggatttattcgacatccttcatttgttttgatgaaattacctgtgcccttagaagttgaaataggggacaACAAAAGTTTTATAGTTTGCGATGTTTGTCGAGGCTGCAAATTAAGCATCGACGATGAAGAATACTTGACAGACCtaatcccgatgtcaatggggaaatttcaagtagtcgttgggatggattggctagccCAGCACCATGCAAAAGTCGTGTGTTTCCGTAAGGAGATAAAActaacatctccgagcgggaaacacgtcaccattTATGGCGAAAAGGGGGGCAACCCCATAGTGTGCTCgatgttgaaagctcacaagcttatGAAGCGAGGATGCAAGGGCTTCATGATATACGCGAATGAGCCTGGGAAAGAATTACCAAGAATTGGAGACGTACCCGTAGTGCGTGATTTTGAAGATGTATTTCCGGATGATTTATCGGGAATGCCGCCCGAGCGGGAGGTGGAGTTCGGGATCGAGCtgattccgggcgcaaaacccgtagctaaagcaccgtaccgactcgcgccgtcggaattacaagagttgatgtcccaAATTCAAGATCTGCTTGACAAAGGATTtgtaaggccgagtgtgtctccttggggcgcaccggtattgttcgtgagaaagaaagacgggagcatgcgcatgtgtatcgattaccgggagttaaacaaactcacggtaaagaaccgatatccgctcccgaggatagatgatttattcgaccaattaaaaggtgcgaactggttttcgAAAATTGACATGAGATCTgggtatcaccaactaaaggtcaaagaagaagatgtgccgaagacggctttccgcacaagatacggacattacgaattcctcgtgatgtcattcgggctaacaaatgcacccgcggctttcatggacctcatgaaccgggtttgcaagccaatgttggataagtcggtcattgtatttatcgatgatattttggtgtattcgaaaagtgaagctgaacacgcacacCACTTGCAAGAGGTGTTAGAGACACTTAGACGAGAGAAGTTGTatgcgaaattctctaagtgtgccttttggttacgagaagtgcaatttctCGGCCATATCATAAGTGCCGACGGAgtattggtggatccgtcaaagatcgAGGCCGTGTCAAAATGGAATCCTCCGAAGAACCCatcggaaattagaagctttttggggcttgcaggatactataggagattcattcaagatttctccaagattgcgtcaccGCTAACAAAGCTAACCCAAAAGAAAGAGAAGTTCATTTGGGGTGTCGATCAAGaaaaagcgtttcaaacgctaaaagaaaagttaactcaagctccgttactaacattgccggacggagtcgaagatatggtggtttattcggatgcttcactgTTAGGGCTCGGAtgcgttttgatgcaacggggcaaagttatagcttatgcctcgagacaattgaagatacacgagaagaaatatcccacgcaTGATCTTGAATTGGCTGCGGTGgtatttgccttaaagatatggaggcactacctatacggggtaaagtgcaccatatacaccgatcacaaaagcttaaaatacttcttcgatcagaaggagttaaatatgcgacaaaggcgatggttAGAAACGGTAAAAGATTTCGACTATGAAATATATTACCACCccggaaaggcaaatgtggtaGCGGACGCTCTGAGCAGAAAAGCGGACTATGTCCCAATACGAGTAAGGTCGATGCAGCTCGTGGTGACCTCGGGTATACTAGAACGTGTTCGAGAGGCGCAAATAGAAGCAGTAAAAGAGGAGAATTGGAAGAAGGAAAGAATAATCGGTCAGTTGAAAGATTTGTCGAATAGGAATGacgggttgaagactcgatccggaaggatatgggttccaaaTACTTGTGGGGTAAAGACGCTTCTACTAAatgaagcccataaatcccgATAATCAATCCATCCGggggcgaccaagatgtataatgatttaaaacaaaactattggtggcccgggatgAAAAGAGATATTGTGAAATATGTGGAGAAGTGTTTGACCTGCTTGCAAGTTAAAGCAGAGCACAGGAAGCCATACGGTAAGCTGCAACCGTTGGACAtcccagtttggaagtgggaacaaatcacCATGGATTTGTTGACCAAATTGCCCAAAACTAACCGTGGgttcgatgctatatgggtagtcgtAGACAGATTGAAgaaaagtgctcactttattccgaTACGTGAGACCTATACATCCGAGAAGATGTCGGAAGTGTataccaatgaaatcatagcaccTCATGGAGTACCGATATCCATCGTATCGGAccgagatactcggtttacttcaaaattctggcgtgaattccaaaaACAGATGGGAACCAAGCTGTTTATTAGCACCGCTTActatccgcaaacggatgggcagagcgaaagaacaatccaaacgttggaggATATGCTACGGGCCTGCATTATCGACTTCGGAGGCAGTTGGGATGTTTATCTACCCTTAGTCGAATTTttcgtataacaatagctatcacgtaAGCATTAAGATGGCCTCGTATGAGATGTTGTATGGTAGGAAGTGtcgaactccggtatgttggggagaagtgggccCACGAGGACTAGCACCTACGGATATGATCCGAAGCACTAATGAGAAAATCGAGGTGGTGCGGGCCcatttgaaagcggctcaagatagACAAAAGTCTTATGCCGACAAAAGACGAAGACCGATTGAGTTTCAGTTGGGTGATATGGtgatgctaaaggtttccccatggaagggcgttatcagatttaaaaaaaaggggaaagctaagcccgaggtttattgggccatttaaaatcGTCGAACGGGTCGGTAAGGTAGCTTACCGCCTGGAACTACCGGAAGAGTTGAATGGAATACATGGCACGTTTCACGTGTCGCAACTGCGAAAGTGCCTAGCGGACGAAACGTCTTATATCCATTACGATGATATCGAAGTGGATAATAGCCTAAATTATGCGGTGAGACCGGTGGAGATTTTAGATCGGAAGGTCAAACACTTACGAAATAAACAAATCGATCAAGTCAAAATCAAATGGGAGCATAGGAAAGGTTCGGACACTACGTGGGAATCCGAAGAGGAAATGCGACGTctccaccctacattatttggtacgtacttcggtttcggggacgaaaccctttttaaggggggtggacttgtaacaccccgaaaatataaaactttatattataattataaagtataaataaatgaggatttactaactaggaattttaacctagttagctaCAAGTTTAGAAATAACCTATATTAGGGTTAAAAGCAACTAAATTAAATGTTGATCAAAATGGAAGGACCTAAGTTGTAAAAAttgaaactttattttaattaatctaataaaacacaccaaacaccCCACAAGGAGGTGTCTGGTCGTTCAGAACAACAAGGGGCGACACCCCACTTTCAAAAACCCTAGAATTCTACTAAAACTCTTAAATTGGAGGTGcaaatctggtccaaacgaaaatccgagcttagaa
This is a stretch of genomic DNA from Helianthus annuus cultivar XRQ/B chromosome 16, HanXRQr2.0-SUNRISE, whole genome shotgun sequence. It encodes these proteins:
- the LOC110919002 gene encoding uncharacterized protein LOC110919002, encoding MSDGNDDNPVQTSTEQMKEIIAEEVGKAMEGSLSGFIDKIQSTVLSLVEERVKRLEDTVNLMKDKTGERKGCSYKEFMACKPPIYNGEVDPIICQRWLSDVEGVFERTHCDVGGFVAYGTGQLRNQAKDWWDNKKKEIGAEAARVMTWDEFKVPFLKHYSPKAVINRIKEEFIQLRQRGESIDKITSIFMDKLRFCDELVTTEEQKIYYYYNMLSAEYREFMTPSKYETLTEIINVAREREIELKKQVERGERRAHDVNPSPTKKARTGESGKKVDTKGGSPSCKVCGKGHKGECRFKDKPCPICNKTGHTASLCPGKVSVCYKCYQPGHKKSECPDLVGKRDVKESPTEAPKAKARSF